In Fusobacterium perfoetens ATCC 29250, one DNA window encodes the following:
- the catA gene encoding type A chloramphenicol O-acetyltransferase yields MNFYKIDLETWNRKDIFKLYSNDVPCTFSLTTNIDISNLIPKIKEKNIKFFPVILYILSYIVNSQKEFKMNLDKDNNLGFYEKVNPSYTFFHKDSESFSNLWTEFSENFQEFYNNYLEDVKKYGDNKNFMGKPQIENNIFNVSSIPWTTFTGFNLNLKNGYNYYPPIFTFGKYFSENNKTLLPLSIQVHHGVCDGYHVAKFINNLQEFINNFKF; encoded by the coding sequence ATGAATTTTTATAAAATTGATTTAGAAACTTGGAATAGAAAAGATATATTTAAACTTTATTCAAATGATGTTCCTTGCACTTTTAGTTTAACTACTAATATTGATATTTCAAATTTAATCCCTAAAATTAAAGAAAAAAATATAAAATTTTTTCCTGTAATTTTATATATACTTTCATATATAGTAAATTCTCAAAAGGAATTTAAAATGAATTTAGATAAAGATAATAATCTTGGTTTTTATGAAAAAGTAAATCCAAGCTATACTTTTTTTCATAAAGATAGTGAAAGCTTTTCTAATCTTTGGACTGAGTTTTCAGAAAATTTTCAAGAGTTTTATAATAATTATTTAGAAGATGTAAAAAAATATGGAGATAATAAAAATTTTATGGGTAAACCTCAAATTGAAAATAATATTTTTAATGTTTCAAGTATTCCTTGGACAACTTTTACAGGTTTTAATCTAAATTTAAAAAATGGATATAACTATTATCCACCTATATTTACTTTTGGAAAATATTTTTCAGAAAATAATAAAACTCTTTTACCTCTATCAATCCAAGTTCATCATGGTGTTTGTGATGGATATCATGTGGCAAAATTTATAAATAATCTTCAAGAATTTATAAATAATTTTAAATTTTAA
- the rpmB gene encoding 50S ribosomal protein L28, protein MQRCEITGKGLTFGHQISHSHRLTNRVWKPNLQPATIMINGKPLRVKVCTKVLKTLKSANEVEVMQILKANADTLSPRIVKALNK, encoded by the coding sequence ATGCAAAGATGTGAAATCACTGGTAAAGGGCTTACATTTGGACATCAAATTTCTCACTCTCACAGATTAACTAACAGAGTTTGGAAACCAAATCTTCAACCAGCAACAATAATGATTAATGGAAAACCTCTTAGAGTTAAAGTTTGTACTAAAGTTTTAAAAACTTTAAAATCTGCAAACGAAGTTGAAGTTATGCAAATATTAAAAGCTAACGCTGATACTCTAAGCCCAAGAATTGTTAAAGCATTAAACAAATAA
- a CDS encoding endonuclease MutS2: protein MENHNYSVLEFDKLKNVLAQYMITKGNRTKVENFKIYSDINSLKKDFEILRDFIDFSKYDGGIEIFNLRDIIETLRKCELIGMFFEPEELYDINQNLRIFRLFKNKIDELDKYKNLKARFSQVPTLKFIEDIINKTIDNEKNIQDEASLELRDIRGQKKLLSANIKRKFDEMFADESLSRAIQEKIVTNRDGRNVIPVKADFKGVIKGIEHDRSSSGQTVFIEPLGVVSLNNKMRELEAREREEIRKILLRITDQIRVNIDDVRKIAESVLEIDMLSGKTRFALDFKCNIPEINQREQLSIIEGRHPFIERDKVVPLTFEIGKKYNTLLITGPNTGGKTVALKVAGLLTLMALSGIPIPANETSSIGFFSGVYADIGDEQSIEQSLSSFSGHLKNVQSILTSVTKNSLVLLDELGSGTDPVEGSAFAMAVIDYLKDRKVKSMITTHYSEVKAYGYNEEEIETASMEFNSETLSPTYRLLIGIPGESNALTIAKRLGVSDEIIEKAKSYISDENKKVEKMITNIKEKSDELDLMKAQVEELKEKVKKDQIEYEEKLRKLEIEKNNILKEAYEKADQMMKDMQNKAAALVKKLQSEETKKDDAKSVQKSLNMLRSNLGKEKEENVEQKPKVARKIDFKEGEKVLVNSLKQYADILKINKTKETVLIQAGILKLEVSIDDIRKITEKKTKEYTQVTSSKSSRVGSKIDLRGKMVEEAIYELESYMDKAVLTGYKEIQVVTGNGTGALRKGIVEYLKNCRYVKDFRFGGQGEGGVGCTVVTLK, encoded by the coding sequence TTGGAAAATCATAATTATAGCGTACTAGAGTTTGATAAATTGAAAAATGTTTTAGCTCAGTATATGATTACAAAGGGAAATAGAACTAAAGTTGAAAATTTTAAAATTTATTCAGATATAAACTCTCTAAAAAAAGATTTTGAAATTTTAAGAGATTTTATAGATTTTTCTAAATATGATGGTGGAATAGAAATCTTTAATTTAAGAGATATAATAGAAACTTTAAGAAAATGTGAACTTATTGGGATGTTTTTTGAGCCAGAAGAGTTATATGATATCAATCAAAATTTAAGAATTTTTAGATTATTTAAAAATAAAATAGATGAACTTGATAAATATAAAAATTTAAAAGCTAGATTTTCACAAGTTCCAACATTAAAATTTATTGAAGATATAATTAATAAAACAATAGACAATGAAAAAAATATTCAAGATGAAGCATCACTAGAGTTAAGAGATATTAGAGGACAAAAAAAATTATTATCAGCTAATATAAAAAGAAAATTTGATGAGATGTTTGCTGACGAATCTTTATCTCGTGCTATTCAAGAAAAAATAGTTACTAACCGTGATGGAAGAAATGTTATTCCTGTTAAAGCTGATTTTAAAGGAGTTATAAAAGGAATAGAACATGACAGGTCTTCTAGTGGACAAACTGTTTTTATAGAACCTTTAGGAGTTGTATCTCTTAATAACAAAATGAGAGAATTAGAAGCTAGAGAGAGGGAAGAAATAAGAAAAATTCTTCTTAGAATTACAGACCAAATTAGAGTAAATATAGATGATGTAAGAAAAATTGCTGAATCAGTTTTAGAAATAGATATGTTAAGCGGAAAAACTAGATTTGCTTTAGATTTTAAATGCAATATTCCAGAGATAAATCAAAGAGAACAATTAAGTATTATAGAAGGAAGACATCCATTTATTGAAAGAGATAAAGTAGTTCCACTAACTTTTGAAATTGGAAAAAAATATAATACTTTACTTATTACTGGACCAAATACAGGAGGAAAAACAGTTGCTCTAAAAGTAGCTGGACTTTTAACTCTTATGGCATTATCTGGAATTCCTATTCCAGCTAATGAAACTTCAAGTATAGGATTTTTCTCAGGTGTTTATGCTGATATTGGAGATGAACAAAGTATAGAACAATCTTTATCATCTTTCTCTGGACATTTAAAAAATGTTCAAAGTATCCTTACTTCTGTAACTAAAAACTCTTTAGTTTTACTAGATGAGTTAGGTTCAGGTACAGACCCAGTAGAAGGGTCAGCTTTTGCTATGGCTGTTATAGATTATTTAAAAGATAGAAAAGTAAAATCAATGATAACAACTCACTATAGTGAAGTAAAAGCCTATGGATATAATGAAGAAGAAATAGAAACAGCTTCAATGGAATTTAATTCAGAAACTTTATCTCCAACTTATAGATTACTTATAGGAATACCTGGAGAAAGTAATGCCTTGACTATTGCAAAAAGATTAGGGGTTTCTGATGAAATTATAGAAAAAGCAAAATCTTATATTAGTGATGAAAATAAAAAAGTTGAAAAGATGATTACTAATATAAAAGAAAAATCTGATGAGTTAGATTTAATGAAAGCACAAGTTGAAGAATTAAAAGAAAAAGTTAAAAAAGATCAAATAGAATATGAAGAAAAACTTAGAAAATTAGAAATAGAAAAAAATAATATCTTAAAAGAGGCCTATGAAAAAGCCGACCAAATGATGAAAGATATGCAAAATAAAGCAGCTGCCCTTGTTAAAAAGCTTCAATCAGAAGAAACTAAAAAAGATGATGCTAAGAGTGTACAAAAAAGTCTTAATATGCTTAGAAGCAATTTAGGAAAAGAAAAAGAGGAAAATGTAGAACAAAAACCTAAAGTAGCTAGAAAAATAGATTTCAAAGAGGGAGAAAAAGTTTTAGTAAATAGTCTAAAACAATATGCTGATATATTAAAAATCAATAAAACAAAGGAAACTGTATTAATTCAAGCAGGAATATTAAAACTAGAAGTATCTATTGATGATATTAGAAAAATAACTGAGAAGAAAACAAAAGAATATACTCAAGTGACTTCTTCAAAAAGTAGTCGTGTAGGTTCTAAGATTGATTTAAGAGGAAAAATGGTAGAAGAAGCAATTTATGAATTAGAATCTTATATGGATAAAGCAGTTTTAACAGGGTATAAAGAGATTCAAGTTGTAACAGGAAATGGTACAGGAGCTCTAAGAAAAGGAATTGTTGAATATCTAAAAAATTGTAGATATGTAAAAGATTTTAGATTTGGAGGACAAGGAGAAGGTGGTGTAGGTTGTACAGTAGTAACATTGAAATAA
- the ispD gene encoding 2-C-methyl-D-erythritol 4-phosphate cytidylyltransferase yields MYSSNIEIKCTLIVAAAGVGKRMGLDYPKQFLYHKGKPLFINILETAEKSNYIENIVVVTKKELIPEVKNLCEKFGIKKVSNIVEGGKERQESIYNGLQVCKKENIIAVQDGVRPFFKEEYIEKSLNELKENIEINGVVIGMPVKDTIKVVDENGIITSTPKRATLFLAQTPQVFRGEILIKAYEKAKNENFIGTDDSSLVERYFGKVKLLEGDYENIKITTIDDIKFLEN; encoded by the coding sequence TTGTACAGTAGTAACATTGAAATAAAATGTACTTTAATTGTTGCAGCTGCTGGTGTAGGAAAAAGAATGGGACTTGATTATCCAAAACAGTTTTTATACCACAAAGGAAAACCACTTTTTATAAATATTTTAGAAACTGCTGAAAAATCAAATTATATAGAAAATATAGTTGTAGTAACTAAAAAAGAATTAATACCAGAAGTAAAAAATCTATGTGAAAAATTTGGAATAAAAAAAGTTTCTAATATTGTAGAGGGAGGAAAAGAAAGACAAGAATCTATATATAATGGACTTCAAGTTTGTAAAAAAGAAAATATTATTGCAGTACAAGATGGAGTCAGACCTTTTTTTAAAGAGGAATATATAGAAAAATCTCTAAATGAACTTAAAGAAAATATTGAAATAAATGGAGTAGTTATAGGAATGCCTGTAAAAGATACTATAAAAGTAGTAGATGAAAATGGTATTATAACTTCTACTCCCAAAAGAGCAACTTTATTTTTAGCTCAAACTCCTCAAGTTTTTAGAGGAGAAATTTTAATTAAGGCCTATGAAAAAGCAAAAAATGAAAATTTTATAGGTACAGATGATTCTTCTTTAGTGGAAAGATATTTTGGAAAAGTAAAACTACTAGAGGGAGATTATGAAAATATAAAAATAACAACAATAGATGATATAAAATTTTTAGAAAATTAG